A region of Leishmania panamensis strain MHOM/PA/94/PSC-1 chromosome 33 sequence DNA encodes the following proteins:
- a CDS encoding hypothetical protein (TriTrypDB/GeneDB-style sysID: LpmP.33.2790), whose product MWREWTSKIKNFAENITTPDYDEEQRYNDGENDRDDVVENRVEDSHSLSLDERCSAHYRGDFSGTHATAHGHTNCETTYGDGDRFSVLKTSAQRLGLQCDELSVDRHAGAGGNADAAVYTQASPVSTEAAPSLSLSPSPLSRVTTLAGPLGSVGQTMASADAAVVTLGNEAAQRPSGSSGDRAVAAPSAPSPGSAQAGSTTAAEHRGTLLQSIVTSSSRLSTAQAQPLQRLSSFSSCSAALPSLPAQQGQSQEQTQPQPAPGLDAERAHLSGMHKYEDEVRATCASTVPHSEGKLREGAATIAVAAGETATWKDANAPLQVDALRAAHQVMVDELKREVAHEIALGARVRKLQQQAAELPESLAAAEEDTDAMKVTAAAAASAVSAAATTPDAASLLAEDDWRPCSFEALESLKEEVHEKRTQLQSTEVTRRFLPTPLQEAQTEVMASIMTSCDTSANGVREEQQCHRQLQGETDRLICELEEKRHCIAATQELLLNTQPQKEEPAAQVSNEHEFSKSTPAAVEGTSLSASARAAHEEERQRLVDKLTHGEAERGALQQEVKQLTETAAQLQQRLEAREHEYAASLAAAQAAQAESQKALLAKLNAVETQMLQSRQTCQEELQHMQAQLEGEQRRAKVLEMDTQAAQHARAAAEEQAAAAEQRGRSIQAELEAFQQQVKQRMVESEGKQSDADVSVTVLTQVKKQLESKVQTLEAMVDQVRRLSVDTLVRLGVDVEHILPMSLEHKGDAGRAHPGGDDEEDADKEDEKGGAATRTELPLLQLFSLLITESLQQHSMVLRAERVQQEWEQTYEQARQVNDSLNQQLADAWSTIGKLREELSVKEEVARQVHSRLVNGDARLVEAEGQLASAVNEMEKLREERGEWAAQLRQAETHAEDQENAVSSLQEEVRTLQEMLQVKEEELQASLQGNENLQVVLERFQENQRHDVESLTLESHLEAEELKKQLAAARRITNHHEKELAEVRRGFERQLAEKDAEVTTMHRKLAEVRKALEKTTSQYMDGSETCIDKRVVSQLLAKYMHAFIEQRKEAEDMLKVISGLLDWDEATQEFVGLLPGPNNPQPPDGFSSQRGGARRSLFRWLRSSADTSVAHSGGTPGTSKAGLASMWVEFLLKESEGSGGGGRSSRREGGTSAFPLTSTTPSSITGSQPNPSFNFPSPPAAAATETPEAATNS is encoded by the coding sequence GGACGCTGCTGTGTATACACAGGCATCTCCCGTGTCAACAGAAGcagcgccctctctctcactatCGCCAAGCCCACTTTCCAGAGTAACAACTCTAGCCGGCCCTCTCGGCAGCGTAGGCCAGACAATGGCGTCTGCGGATGCGGCGGTCGTCACTCTGGGCAATGAGGCAGCACAGAGACCGAGTGGAAGTTCCGGCGAtcgtgctgtcgctgctccctccgccccctcccccggtAGTGCCCAGGCGGGCTCAACGactgcagcagagcaccgCGGTACTCTGCTGCAGTCAATAGTGACTTCGAGTTCTCGGCTCTCCACGGCGCAGGCTCAGCCATTGCAGCGGTTATCGTCTTTCTCATCGTGTTCTGCAGCTTTGCCGTCCCTACCAGCCCAACAAGGGCAGTCGCAGGAGCAAACACAGCCGCAGCCCGCTCCTGGTCTGGATGCAGAGAGGGCTCACCTAAGTGGTATGCACAAGTACGAAGACGAAGTACGCGCTACATGTGCGAGCACTGTTCCGCACTCTGAAGGAAAGCTCAGGGAGGGTGCAGCGACGATAGCAGTAGCTGCAGGGGAAACCGCCACCTGGAAGGATGCGAACGCGCCGCTGCAAGTTGATGCCCTTCGTGCTGCGCACCAAGTAATGGTGGACGAGctgaagagggaggtggcACACGAGATAGCACTCGGGGCGCGTGTCaggaagctgcagcagcaggctgcCGAGCTCCCCGAGAGTCTCGCCGCAGCTGAGGAGGACACAGATGCCATGAAGGTTACTGCGGCCGCGGCTGCTAGTGCAGTATCAGCGGCTGCTACGACACCCGACGCAGCCTCGTTGCTGGCAGAGGACGATTGGCGGCCGTGCTCTTTTGAAGCGCTGGAAAGCCTCAAAGAAGAAGTGCACGAGAAGaggacgcagctgcagtctACTGAGGTGACTCGCCGCTTCTTGCCGACTCCATTGCAAGAGGCGCAGACGGAGGTGATGGCGAGCATCATGACCAGTTGTGACACGAGTGCGAATGGCGTGCGTGAGGAACAGCAATGTCATCGCCAACTTCAGGGCGAGACTGATCGGCTCATATGCGAGTTGGAAGAGAAGCGCCATTGCATTGCAGCAACACAGGAACTACTACTCAATACTCAACCCCAGAAGGAGGAACCCGCTGCTCAGGTCTCAAATGAGCACGAATTCTCGAAAAGcacccctgctgctgtggaaGGCACATCCTTGTCGGCATCTGCACGGGCGGCCCACGAAGAAGAACGGCAGCGACTCGTCGACAAGCTTACCCACGGAGAAGCAGAGCgcggtgcactgcagcaagAGGTGAAGCAGCTTACAGAGACTGCGGCTCAGCTACAACAGAGGCTTGAGGCACGGGAGCACGAGTACGCGGCGtcactggcggcggcgcaggcagcgcaggcCGAATCTCAGAAGGCTTTGCTGGCGAAGCTAAACGCTGTTGAGACCCAAATGTTGCAAAGCCGGCAAACATGCCaagaagagctgcagcacatgcaggcgcagctggaagGGGAGCAGAGGCGTGCGAAGGTGCTGGAGATGGACACACAGGCCGCACAGCACGCtcgtgctgcggcggaggagcaAGCGGCCGCAGCCGAGCAGCGTGGCCGCTCCATTCAAGCAGAACTCGAGGCCTTCCAGCAGCAAGTTAAGCAGCGCATGGTGGAGTCCGAGGGAAAGCAAAGTGATGCAGACGTGTCGGTCACGGTTCTCACGCAAGTGAAGAAACAGTTGGAGTCCAAGGTGCAGacgctggaggcgatggtggaTCAGGTGCGGCGCCTGTCAGTGGATACACTGGTGCGATTAGGCGTGGATGTGGAACACATCCTGCCGATGAGCCTGGAGCACAAAGGTGATGCAGGGCGGGCACATCCAGGCGgtgacgacgaagaggaTGCTGACAaggaagacgagaagggTGGGGCAGCCACGCGCACTGAactgccgcttctgcagcttTTTTCATTGCTGATAACGGAGTCTCTGCAGCAACACAGCATGGTGTTACGGGCAGAGCGAGTGCAGCAGGAGTGGGAACAGACCTACGAGCAGGCCCGCCAAGTCAATGACTCGCTGAACCAGCAGTTAGCCGATGCGTGGAGCACCATTGGGAAGCTGCGCGAAGAGTTGTCGGTGAAAGAGGAGGTCGCGCGTCAGGTGCATTCACGCCTCGTCAATGGTGACGCTCGCCTTGTAGAGGCGGAGGGGCAACTAGCGAGTGCCGTGAATGAGATGGAGAAGCTCCGCGAGGAGCGTGGGGAGTGggcagcacagctgcgccaagCTGAGACTCACGCAGAGGATCAGGAAAACGCTGTGTCATCCCTACAGGAAGaggtgcgcacgctgcaggagatgctacaagtgaaggaggaggaactgCAGGCGTCCCTACAGGGCAACGAAAACTTGCAGGTTGTTCTGGAGCGGTTCCAGGAGAACCAGCGGCATGATGTAGAGTCCTTGACGTTGGAGTCACACCTCGAGGCAGAGGAGCTCAAGaagcagctggcggcggcgcgacGAATCACAAATCACCACGAGAAGGAgctggcagaggtgcgcAGAGGCTTTGAACGCCAGCTGGCGGAGAAGGATGCGGAGGTGACGACTATGCACCGCAAGCTCGCGGAGGTGCGcaaggcgctggagaagacaACGTCGCAGTACATGGACGGCTCGGAGACCTGTATTGACAAGCGTGTCGTGTCGCAGCTTCTGGCCAAGTACATGCACGCCTTCATCGAGCAGcggaaggaggcggaggacatGCTGAAGGTGATCAGCGGACTGCTTGACTGGGATGAGGCAACGCAGGAATTTGTGGGACTGCTGCCGGGGCCGAACAATCCGCAGCCGCCGGATGGATTTTCCTCCCAGCGAGGTGGTGCTCGCCGGAGCCTATTTAGATGGCTTCGCAGCTCGGCGGACACCTCCGTGGCGCACAGTGGTGGGACGCCAGGGACAAGCAAGGCGGGGTTGGCGTCCATGTGGGTGGAATTCCTGCTtaaggagagcgagggaagcggtggcggtggccgtTCAAGCCgcagagaaggcggcacCTCGGCGTTTCCTCTCACTTCTACCACCCCGAGCTCTATCACAGGCTCGCAACCGAACCCATCTTTCAACTTCCCGTCACCGCCtgcggccgccgcgacaGAGACACCGGAGGCTGCCACAAACAGCTAA
- a CDS encoding hypothetical protein (TriTrypDB/GeneDB-style sysID: LpmP.33.2800) has product MSTYEWVIEQESPDGVTTRIVFDFADGEVDSHGNGGRMNMSSSSYHMQNRRDGRARGMSGGASAAGGFIALKEAARSEGGSSRRSSKRSNGSRSHCQRRHHLGTSSRDSTFLGGARGNGGSSENVRGTMAGSTSSVFTSAGLRQRYQRILFGGGRGGIAAPVAGVKRVVTATSDTTAFVLTTGPMASTRVDASAGMNGDAQSFISSSPHGATADGPLPSTLFMSAYGAEMADEDENQSSSSCPIQRSRRSTRKGGCSGGAGVSSVGCVSAAGDLTDDTFTGYGTARHSSVQVPSATTAAPLPLSDSHHRCGETCNDSSDDDLADDTNIVKEDDSYSMLRDVWAARAACPRSLTTTRAMDFPTFPPLHPISVEEESEAMETMAESCRPLAGGPDVRDVLSGAAGAKTTYRVPFATTTSQEATPSQTRADATEDILRYNKMLLKKERQRRRGRGWQSAGPSGGSTHSLGRTFGLYVGETSRGLCDGESVSVKRYRRNERAVVPRGKFDSYRSASSSRSSDSNEDDVDYESCDTSSLSSLECLSTSSSDDFDVRELRADSVFASTVQSLASRAERERKKMEAREEQMLWSEAVQNTGALIKRRSQLHSDTIFEGLLPSANVAAVTTPASPVSLHAVPRRGDAALACGLVRNGAVSGTAYRNDSVSSFFISPIHQSVAAESAAWTAGTGFQYLGQGGLGGNSTMTSSVLPSSRPAPLQRCGSASAPGRPTVSRRRGRSDENNEGCVENLNDPCGGGALSSAAQAVVSDAQTGTRRARKKRKRGDRAHQSVVGQCGGSRALRPVAAPSNGPPLEVLPCSRKDMREDLLEAFLMEAMLDEDDFQLC; this is encoded by the coding sequence ATGTCCACTTATGAATGGGTCATTGAGCAGGAGAGCCCTGACGGTGTGACCACACGCATCGTGTTCGACTTTGCAGATGGCGAGGTCGACAGTCACGGAAATGGCGGCCGCATGAACatgtcctcgtcgtcctaCCACATGCAGAACCGCCGCGATGGACGCGCACGAGGCatgagcggcggcgcgtcggCAGCCGGTGGTTTCATTGCTCTCAAAGAAGCTGCTCGCTCGGAGGGCGGCAGTAGTCGGCGCAGCAGTAAGCGCAGTAACGGCAGCCGCTCGCACTGTCAGCGTCGTCATCACCTcggcacctccagcaggGACAGTACTTTTCTCGGCGGCGCTAGAGGCAATGGGGGCAGCAGTGAAAACGTCAGGGGTACGATGGCAGGCTCTACGAGCTCCGTGTTCACATCAGCGGGTCTGCGCCAGCGTTACCAGCGGATCCTCTTTGGGGGTGGTCGCGGAGGGATAGCGGCCCCTGTTGCTGGCGTCAAAAGGGTAGTAACGGCCACGTccgacaccaccgccttcGTGCTCACCACCGGACCTATGGCATCTACGAGGGTTGATGCAAGCGCCGGGATGAATGGCGATGCCCAGTCTTTTATCTCCAGCTCGCCtcacggcgccaccgctgatgGTCCGCTGCCTAGCACCTTGTTTATGTCTGCTTACGGAGCGGAAATGgccgacgaggacgagaaccagagcagcagcagctgccccaTTCAGCGGAGCCGGCGCAGCACAAGGAAaggcggctgcagtggcggcgccggtgtgTCAAGCGTGGGATGCGTGAGTGCTGCGGGTGACCTGACCGATGACACGTTCACTGGGTATGGCACCGCGCGGCATTCGTCTGTACAGGTTCCATCCGCCACAACGGCAGCTCCTTTGCCACTATCTGACagtcaccaccgctgcggtgagacctgcaacgacagcagcgatgacgacCTCGCAGACGACACCAACATAGTCAAGGAGGATGACTCGTACTCCATGCTACGTGACGTGTGGGCTGCGCGGGCCGCGTGCCCACGCAGCCTCACGACGACTCGCGCGATGGACTTCCCTACATTTCCCCCACTGCACCCCATCAGCGTAGAAGAGGAATCGGAAGCGATGGAGACGATGGCTGAAAGTTGTCGCCCCCTCGCCGGTGGCCCCGACGTCCGTGACGTGCtcagtggcgccgcaggGGCCAAGACCACGTACCGGGTGCCctttgccaccaccacgagcCAGGAAGCCACTCCTTCCCAGACTCGTGCAGATGCAACGGAAGATATTCTGCGGTACAACAAGATGCTTCTCAAAAAAGAGCGTCAGCGACGACGCGGGCGGGGGTGGCAGTCAGCAGGGCCAAGTGGTGGCTCTACGCACAGCTTGGGTAGGACGTTTGGCTTGTATGTCGGCGAGACCAGTCGAGGTCTTTGTGATGGCGAGTCGGTCAGTGTAAAACGGTACCGTCGTAACGAACGCGCCGTGGTGCCACGGGGAAAATTTGATTCCTACAGGTCGgctagcagcagcaggagctctGACAGCAATGAGGATGATGTAGACTACGAGAGCTGCGATACCTCGTCTCTTTCTTCATTGGAGTGTTTGAGCACCTCCTCGAGCGACGACTTTGACGTACGCGAGCTGCGGGCAGACTCAGTATTCGCATCCACTGTTCAGTCTCTGGCGAGCCGAGCCGAGCGGGAGCGCAAGAAGATGGAGGCGCGTGAGGAGCAGATGCTCTGGAGTGAGGCTGTGCAGAACACGGGGGCGCTAATAAAGCGGCGATCGCAGCTGCACTCAGACACTATCTTTGAAGGCTTATTGCCTTCAGCGAATGTTGCTGCCGTCACGACGCCGGCGTCACCAGTATCGCTGCACGCCGTACCGCGCCGTGGAGACGCCGCTTTGGCCTGTGGGCTCGTGAGGAATGGCGCGGTGAGTGGCACCGCCTATCGCAACGACTCTGTCTCGTCCTTCTTCATTTCGCCGATTCACCAGTCCGTAGCAGCGGAGTCGGCAGCCTGGACCGCTGGCACGGGATTTCAGTACTTGGGGCAAGGCGGCctcggcggcaacagcaccaTGACATCCTCAGTACTGCCCTCCTCACGACCGGCGCCGTTGCAGCGTTGTGGGAGCGCCTCCGCACCTGGACGGCCCACCGTGAGTCGACGCCGAGGTCGGTCAGACGAAAACAACGAGGGTTGTGTGGAGAATCTCAACGAcccgtgcggcggcggtgcattGTCTTCCGCGGCGCAAGCAGTCGTCTCTGATGCCCAGACCGGCACCCGGCGCGCGCGCAAGAAGCGTAAGCGAGGTGATCGTGCTCATCAGTCCGTTGTCGGCCAGTGTGGTGGTAGCCGCGCGCTGCGCCCCGTTGCGGCCCCGTCCAACGGTCCTCCTCTTGAGGTATTGCCCTGCAGCAGAAAAGACATGCGGGAGGATCTCCTCGAGGCGTTTCTGATGGAAGCGATGCTGGATGAGGACGACTTCCAGCTCTGCTAA
- a CDS encoding DNAJ family-like protein (TriTrypDB/GeneDB-style sysID: LpmP.33.2810), with protein sequence MDSTTTTSSRAATDAERLQQQQQQQLNSDASQSPHITKDNIDTFNYFQLFGLVTPTTSSTATAAGSNGGGNDVTLSVIDVAAVRRTYRRLSLRFHPDKDDSDEARHAFEVVRTALETIIDSTKLAAYVKTLDAACGGAGSGGHPGEEARQRQRAQQAHVEAEWAADMLIQRAQERLAKEAATRQAAQEREGAAQQLLSELTSSLNTPFQLMEAELVRDWDVDEEMVSMKTKEVMKLLHQLASADSGWIPHFMQEGASRKRGRDYTAL encoded by the coding sequence ATGGACTCCACTACCACCACGTCTTCCAGAGCAGCCACAGATGCGGAGaggttgcagcagcagcagcagcagcagttgaaCTCTGACGCCAGCCAGTCGCCACACATCACGAAGGACAACATCGATACGTTCAACTACTTTCAGCTGTTTGGTTTAGTCACGCCAACCACTTCCTCGACGGCGACCGCTGCAGGCAGCAACGGTGGTGGTAATGACGTCACACTCTCTGTCAtcgacgtggcggcggtgcgccgtACTTACCGTCGTTTGAGCCTGCGCTTCCACCCGGACAAAGACGACTCCGACGAGGCACGCCATGCCTTCGAAGTGGTTCGCACGGCACTAGAGACGATCATCGACTCGACGAAGCTCGCTGCCTATGTCAAAACTCTCGACGCGGcatgcggcggtgctggaagCGGCGGTCACCccggcgaggaggcgcgccagcgccagcgggcACAGCAGGCGCATGTAGAGGCCGAGTGGGCAGCCGACATGCTTATTCAGCGGGCACAGGAGCGTCTGGCaaaggaggcggcgacgcggcaggcggcgcaggagcgggagggggcggcgcaACAACTTCTGTCTGAGCTTACGAGCTCGCTGAACACACCGTTTCAGCTAATGGAAGCGGAGCTGGTGCGCGACTGGGACGTAGATGAGGAAATGGTGTCGATGAAGACCAAGGAGGTAatgaagctgctgcaccaaCTGGCATCGGCTGACAGTGGATGGATCCCTCACTTCATGCAGGAAGGAGCGTCGCGCAAGCGTGGCCGGGATTACACGGCACTGTGA
- a CDS encoding DNA replication licensing factor MCM3, putative (TriTrypDB/GeneDB-style sysID: LpmP.33.2820) codes for MFINRTLTEEQTVIRRHFTDFFESERYEEKYHDRIQAMIMDGKARLLLDIGDLLDYVPISAGGDGGDGMGNGGAGSELGFSLGANIIRQPGKYIPLLELALHDVVLRQQPEYLKVDYRSRVVHTGFEGPVGRVLSPRELYARHLNTMVALEGIVTRQSTNRPRVLETVHYCFETNKFTKKEFRDQLTPMIDSSHLPTVNVMPKTDIEGHTLRTELGLSTFMDSQCAVLQEAPERAPTGQLPRNVEVRFDDDLVDAVKPGDRVLLVGVYMPYTTSDSKSFQSIVLVNHVVSTQAFTFLYRPIASVEDRLTRFAQKCFEQLGPSGVLETLSRAVAPTIYGMTAAKQAILLMMAGGVERKSHNSHVRGDINILLVGEPSTAKSQLLRFVLGIAPLALSTTGKGSSGVGLTAAVATDSYTGERSLSAGAMVLADRGILCIDEFDKMGSQDRVAMHEAMEQQTVTIAKAGIHASLNARCSVLAAANPIYGFYSVQHRLAFNVGLPESLLSRFDLTFIILDQHTSDYNRRIGYHILRNHMTAEAVRYDEVESRTVVDSIETGGDRGDSEAERGSGDGRRGGRAVGGEDGSSGESRLDLRMTTNSTGESVVSSDFLRAFLQLAKRGSPLLTEASRDLVCQHYVQLRAEQQDGGRDGFFITPRTLDAIVRLSTAHAKLRLSPTVEEPDVMAAITLLRSSVNAATTATQQRNDDNQHSLSEVAAGAAGPLQTPGQKRPAAAVEVVTAQDGAVKSYAHLGSGTREYADDKASGIDSYQRLRTEGARGDDSGGSSGEAGAILLEVPPAVTAGAAAAIDVHLNRRVIEVLRQLQREQRDGASLDELHERLGMHTISAESLKRSVMQLQGDAFIFESTEDGGNNTIQFI; via the coding sequence ATGTTCATCAACCGCACGCTCACAGAGGAGCAGACGGTTATTCGGCGACACTTTACAGACTTCTTTGAGAGTGAACGCTATGAAGAGAAGTACCATGATCGCATTCAGGCGATGATCATGGATGGAAAGGCGCGGTTGCTGCTAGATATTGGCGACTTGCTCGACTACGTCCCGATCAGCGCCGGCGGAgatggtggcgacggcatGGGCAATGGTGGGGCCGGCAGCGAGCTGGGATTCTCGCTGGGAGCCAACATCATTCGCCAGCCGGGCAAGTACATTCCTCTTTTGGAGTTGGCGCTTCACGACGTCGTGCTTCGGCAGCAGCCTGAGTACCTCAAAGTTGACTACCGCTCTCGCGTGGTGCACACCGGGTTTGAGGGCCCTGTTGGCCGCGTTCTGTCACCGCGCGAGCTCTACGCACGCCATCTGAACACCATGGTCGCGCTCGAGGGCATCGTGACGCGGCAGTCGACGAACCGGCCGCGCGTGTTAGAGACGGTGCACTACTGCTTCGAGACAAACAAGTTCACAAAGAAGGAGTTCCGTGATCAGCTGACACCGATGATTGACAGCTCACATCTGCCCACGGTGAACGTGATGCCCAAGACGGACATTGAGGGTCACACCCTGCGTACGGAACTTGGTTTGTCTACCTTCATGGACTCGCAatgtgcagtgctgcaggaggcgccGGAGCGTGCACCTACCGGGCAGCTGCCCCGGAACGTCGAAGTGCGCTTTGATGATGACCTCGTCGACGCCGTGAAGCCGGGCGATCGCGTATTGCTTGTGGGTGTGTACATGCCATACACGACGTCCGATAGTAAGAGCTTCCAGTCCATCGTGCTGGTGAACCATGTCGTGTCAACACAGGCCTTCACCTTCCTCTACCGCCCCATCGCCTCTGTGGAGGATCGACTCACTCGATTTGCTCAAAAGTGTTTTGAACAGCTCGGCCCCAGCGGGGTGCTGGAGACGCTGTCCAGGGCAGTTGCCCCTACTATCTACGGCatgacggcggcgaagcaGGCGATCTTGCTGATGATGGCCGGTGGTGTGGAGCGCAAGTCGCACAACTCGCACGTGCGTGGCGACATCAacatcctcctcgttggTGAGCCATCAACGGCCAAgtcgcagctcctgcgcTTTGTCCTTGGCATCGCACCGCTCGCCCTCAGTACGACGGGCAAGGGGTCCTCTGGTGTCGGGCTGacggcggccgtggcgacGGACAGCTACACAGGCGAGCGGTCGCTGAGCGCTGGGGCAATGGTGCTGGCGGATCGCGGAATTCTCTGCATCGACGAGTTCGACAAGATGGGCTCGCAGGACCGGGTAGCTATGCATGAAGCGATGGAGCAGCAGACTGTCACTATCGCCAAGGCTGGTATTCATGCATCACTGAACGCTCGGTGCAgcgtgctggcggcggcgaaccCGATTTACGGGTTTTACAGTGTTCAACACCGCTTGGCATTTAACGTCGGGCTGCCCGAGTCGCTGCTCTCACGCTTCGACTTGACTTTCATCATTCTAGATCAGCACACCTCGGACTACAACCGTCGCATTGGCTACCACATCCTACGCAACCACATGACGGCGGAGGCCGTTCGGTACGACGAGGTCGAGTCACGGACGGTGGTCGACAGCATCGAGACAGGTGGTGACCGTGGCGATAGCGAAGCCGAacgcggcagcggtgatggGCGTCGGGGCGGTCGAGCCGTGGGCGGCGAGGATGGTAGTAGCGGCGAAAGCCGCCTTGACTTGCGCATGACGACGAACAGCACCGGTGAGTCCGTTGTCAGCAGCGACTTTTTGCGAGCGTTTTTGCAGTTGGCGAAGCGGGGGTCGCCTCTTCTCACCGAGGCCTCGCGCGATCTCGTGTGCCAGCACTACGTGCAGCTccgcgcagagcagcaggacGGCGGGCGTGACGGGTTTTTCATAACCCCACGTACGCTTGACGCAATTGTGCGTTTGTCCACGGCTCACGCCAAGCTGCGCCTCTCACCAACGGTGGAGGAGCCGGACGTTATGGCAGCGATAACGCTCCTGCGGTCCTCCGTGAACGCAGCGACAACGgcaacacagcagcgcaaTGATGACAATCAACATTCGCTTTCAGAGGTGGCTGCGGGGGCTGCTGGACCGTTACAGACTCCAGGTCAGAAGCgcccagccgccgccgtggaaGTAGTGACGGCGCAGGATGGAGCGGTCAAGTCCTACGCCCACCTTGGCAGCGGCACTAGGGAGTACGCTGACGACAAGGCATCCGGTATTGACTCATATCAACGACTGCGCACAGAAGGCGCCAGAGGAgatgacagcggcggcagtagcgGCGAAGCGGGGGCTATTCTCTTGGAGGTACCGCCTGCAGTcactgccggcgccgctgcagcaatCGACGTCCATCTCAATCGGCGTGTAATCGAGGTCctgaggcagctgcagcgcgagcagcgaGATGGTGCGTCGCTGGATGAACTTCATGAACGCCTCGGTATGCACACGATCTCGGCAGAGTCGCTGAAACGCTCTGTGATGCAGCTGCAAGGGGATGCCTTCATTTTTGAGAGTACCGAGgacggcggcaacaacacGATCCAGTTCATCTAA
- a CDS encoding hypothetical protein (TriTrypDB/GeneDB-style sysID: LpmP.33.2830), producing MHRGGLQTSPLLLARGNTGPQVLGTEVPSFRNFPYRAQDTLYLYRHFLQLIYHHYAPEERKDLLFRLRNEFSSKRHLHGPRAISAALKRGEGMLALQRQLLQSREVRRGTSRDGGAQSVDALWDQLQIVSGHVLPGLRNYENSLPVSHGGYLTQASTSNVYSRRR from the coding sequence ATGCACCGTGGTGGACTTCAGacatcaccgctgctgctggcgcgtgGCAACACCGGCCCCCAGGTTCTCGGTACTGAGGTCCCATCCTTTCGCAATTTCCCGTACCGCGCCCAGGACACGCTGTACCTGTATCGGCACTTTCTTCAGCTCATCTATCACCACTATGCTCCCGAGGAGCGCAAGGATCTTCTCTTTCGGCTGCGCAATGAGTTCTCCAGCAAGCGGCACCTGCACGGCCCTCGTGCCATCTCGGCAGCTCTAAAGCGTGGTGAGGGGATGcttgcactgcagcgccaaCTCCTTCAGTCTCGAGAGGTACGCCGGGGAACGTCGCGCGATGGTGGGGCGCAGAGTGTCGATGCATTGTGGGACCAGTTGCAGATCGTTTCCGGGCACGTGCTGCCTGGCCTCCGCAACTATGAAAACTCGCTACCTGTCTCGCACGGGGGCTACCTTACACAGGCGAGCACGAGCAACGTCTACTCAAGACGCCGATGA